The proteins below are encoded in one region of Pseudomonas putida NBRC 14164:
- a CDS encoding potassium channel family protein yields the protein MFTVTLINMLIVILVVVIHYECLLRLNDWLPRLRLWSRFRIVAGVFGALLAHAVEVWCFALAYYLMAHTEGWGTLSGNFDGSFLDCVYFSFTTYTTIGFGDIAPTGHLKYLTGLQALTGLVMITWTASFLFLEMQKYWKAK from the coding sequence ATGTTCACTGTCACTCTGATCAACATGCTGATCGTGATCCTGGTGGTGGTAATTCATTACGAATGCCTGCTGCGCCTGAATGACTGGCTACCGCGCCTCAGGCTGTGGAGCCGGTTCCGTATCGTCGCAGGGGTGTTCGGGGCGTTGCTGGCCCACGCGGTGGAGGTCTGGTGCTTCGCCCTGGCTTATTACCTGATGGCCCATACCGAGGGCTGGGGCACGCTCAGCGGCAATTTCGACGGTAGCTTTCTGGACTGCGTATATTTTTCCTTCACCACCTACACCACCATAGGCTTCGGCGACATCGCCCCCACCGGCCATCTCAAGTACCTCACCGGCCTGCAGGCGCTGACGGGCCTGGTGATGATCACCTGGACCGCTTCGTTCCTGTTCCTGGAAATGCAGAAGTACTGGAAAGCCAAATAG